The DNA sequence TTCGGAGCGCAGTATTTCGCCGGGTACGTGGTCGAGAAGAGCCTCTCGGTCGACAACCTGTTCGTCTTCGTGATCATCATGGGCACGTTCGCCGTACCCGCGGAGCACCAGCAGCGCGTGCTCACCATGGGCATCGCGGCCGCACTCGTCTTGCGCGCGGTCTTCATCGCACTCGGCGCCGCGCTCCTCGACGCGTTCTCCGTGATGCTGCTCGTGTTCGGCATCCTGCTCATCGTCACCGGAGCCCAGCTCTTCCGCCACCGCGACGAGGACCCGTCCGTCGACGACAACCTGCTCGTGGTCGCGGCCCGCCGCACGCTGCCGCTCACCGACCGCTATGACGGCGGCCGGCTCGTCACGCGTGAGGCCGGGCGGCGCGTCCTGACGCCGCTCGTGCTCGTGCTGATCGCCATCGGCGGCTCGGACGTCCTGTTCGCGCTCGACTCCATCCCGGCGGTCTTCGGCGTGACCCGCGAGGCCTACATCGTGTTCGCGGCGAACGCCTTCGCGCTCCTCGGTCTGCGAGCGCTGTACTTCCTCGTCTCGGGACTGCTCGACCGGCTCGTCTACCTGTCGACCGGGCTGGCGGCCGTGCTCGTCTTCATCGGCGTGAAGCTCGTGCTGCACTTCGCCCATGAGCACCGGCCGGGCGTTCCGGAGATCTCGACGGGGCTCTCGCTGGCCGTGATCGCCGCGGTGCTGGCCGCGGCGACCGTCGCCAGCCTGGCAGCCGCGCGGCGAGACCCCGGACTGCGGGCACGGGCGGGGACGCTGCGCGGCCACGAGGGCCGCGAGCCCGATCACGGGAGGTAAGCGTCGGCGAGATCGACGGCCGTGCCGAGGACTACTCGGCGACGAGCCGGATCGACCGCGGCGATCTCGGACACCCCGACGACGAGGACGGCGGGCCGGAACAGGCCGACGCGCACCTCGATCGCATCCGGCCGGTCGCTCCACGCGCCGGCGACGACGCCCTCGACCGTGCCGACGCGCCCGTCCGGATCGTCCACCCGGTACCCGTGGCTCCCTGCGAGCGCGATCGGATCGACGTCGCGCTCCGGCGTGCGCTGGATCAGCGTGCTCATGAGCTCCTCCTCGTGTTGCCTACCCGAAGCATCGGGCATGCACGGGCGCCGCGGTATCGGCCGAACACCCCATCACCGACCCGGGAAGGCCCCAGCCCGGCGCGCGTCGTCAGGCCTGGATGAGCCCGCGGCGGATGGCGTAGCGCGTCAGCTCGACCCGGTCGCTCATCCCCAGCTTGTCCAGGATGTTCTGGCGGTGGCGCTCCACCGTCTTCACGCTGATCACGAGCTCCTGTGCGATCTCCTTCGAGGTGTGGGCCTCGGCGATCAGCTTCAGCACCTGCAGCTCGCGCGGAGTGAGGATGTCCAGCTGCTCGTTGTCCGGCCGGCCCCGATCCACGTAGTCGCGCACGAGCGTCGAGATCGCCGACGGGTAGAGGAACGACTGGCCGCGCATCGTCTGGCGCACCGCCTCGACGATGTCCTGGTCGGCGTCGGACTTGAGCACGTAGCCGGACGCACCCGCCCGCAGCGACTCGAACAGAAACTGCTCGCTGTCGTACATCGACAGCATCAGCAGCTTGAGCTCGGGCTTGCGCTTGTGCAGCTCCTCGGCAGCCTGGATCCCGGTCATCCTCGGCATCGAGACATCCAGAATCGCCACGTGGACGTCCTCGGCCAGCGCCAGTTGCACCGCCTCGGC is a window from the Gaiellales bacterium genome containing:
- a CDS encoding TerC/Alx family metal homeostasis membrane protein; translated protein: MLDVSAAGWAGTLAVVGGLFAVDIGYSARRPHAVGFGEAVAWSVFYIAVAVAFGVVFGIAAGWDFGAQYFAGYVVEKSLSVDNLFVFVIIMGTFAVPAEHQQRVLTMGIAAALVLRAVFIALGAALLDAFSVMLLVFGILLIVTGAQLFRHRDEDPSVDDNLLVVAARRTLPLTDRYDGGRLVTREAGRRVLTPLVLVLIAIGGSDVLFALDSIPAVFGVTREAYIVFAANAFALLGLRALYFLVSGLLDRLVYLSTGLAAVLVFIGVKLVLHFAHEHRPGVPEISTGLSLAVIAAVLAAATVASLAAARRDPGLRARAGTLRGHEGREPDHGR
- a CDS encoding response regulator transcription factor, whose product is MPIPLVTRILVADDHPIVRSGLRKVLDAKPDMEVVAEAEDGAEAVQLALAEDVHVAILDVSMPRMTGIQAAEELHKRKPELKLLMLSMYDSEQFLFESLRAGASGYVLKSDADQDIVEAVRQTMRGQSFLYPSAISTLVRDYVDRGRPDNEQLDILTPRELQVLKLIAEAHTSKEIAQELVISVKTVERHRQNILDKLGMSDRVELTRYAIRRGLIQA